From Musa acuminata AAA Group cultivar baxijiao chromosome BXJ3-8, Cavendish_Baxijiao_AAA, whole genome shotgun sequence, one genomic window encodes:
- the LOC135645332 gene encoding uridine kinase-like protein 3, which produces MGSTSVVKLLENGVGVHFSGLHVDDLEPRNSEEPLAPSTTENGYGEPFIIGVTGGASAGKTAVCDMIIEQLHDQRVVVVNQESFYYDLTEEKLNHVHEYNFDHPDAFDTENLLCCMEKLRHGQAVDIPNYDFRTNKSKLPPRKVNSSDVIILEGILIFYDIRIRELMNMKIFVDTDADVRLARRIRRDTVEKGRDLKTVLDQYSKFIKPAFDDFILPTKKYADIIIPRGGDNHVAINLIVQHIHTKLGQQSLCKIYPNLYVIQSTFQIRGMHTLIRDNETTKHDFIFYSDRLIRLVVEHGLGHLPFKEKQVITPTGSIYTGVEFCKRLCGISIIRSGESMENALRACCKGIKIGKILIHREGDNGQQLVYHNLPNDIADRNVLLLDPILGTGNAAVQAISLLLQKGAQESNIIFLNLISAPQGVHVVCKRFPRIKIVTSEIESGLYEDFRVFPGMGEFGDRYFGTDDD; this is translated from the exons ATGGGTTCTACGTCTGTGGTGAAACTGCTAGAGAATGGTGTGGGAGTTCACTTTTCTGGACTTCATGTGGATGATCTAGAACCAAGAAATTCCGAGGAGCCACTGGCACCTTCTACAACAGAGAATGGCTACGGAGAACCCTTCATAATAG GTGTTACTGGTGGAGCATCTGCCGGAAAGACTGCTGTCTGTGATATGATCATCGAGCAACTTCATGATCAACGAGTTGTTGTTGTCAATCAG GAATCTTTTTATTATGATTTGACAGAAGAGAAGCTGAATCATGTACATGAATATAACTTTGACCATCCAG ATGCTTTTGACACTGAAAACTTGCTTTGCTGCATGGAGAAGTTGAGGCATGGGCAGGCTGTTGATATCCCAAATTATGATTTCAGAACTAACAAGAGCAAATTGCCACCACGAAAG GTCAATTCTTCAGATGTAATAATCTTGGAAGGGATTTTAATATTCTATGATATACGTATTCGAGAATTGATGAACATGAAGATCTTCGTTGATACAG ATGCTGATGTACGGTTGGCAAGGAGGATAAGACGTGATACTGTTGAGAAGGGCAGAGATCTCAAGACAGTACTCGATCAG TACTCTAAATTTATAAAGCCTGCTTTTGATGACTTCATACTCCCAACAAAGAAGTACGCCGATATCATTATACCCCGTGGTGGAGATAATCATGTGGCAATCAACTTAATTGTGCAACATATTCACACAAAACTTGGACAACAGAGTCTCTGTAAAATATATCCAAATCTTTATGTCATCCAGTCAACTTTCCAG ATACGTGGCATGCATACGCTCATACGTGATAATgaaacaacaaaacatgatttcatattttattcTGATCGATTGATTCGCTTG GTTGTTGAACATGGTTTAGGTCACCTTCCATTTAAAGAAAAGCAAGTGATCACACCAACAG GATCTATTTATACTGGGGTAGAATTCTGTAAAAGGTTATGTGGCATTTCCATCATCAGAag TGGTGAAAGTATGGAGAATGCTCTGCGGGCATGTTGTAAAGGCATTAAGATTGGGAAGATCCTTATACATAGGGAAGGTGATAATGGCCAGCAG TTAGTTTATCACAATCTTCCGAACGACATTGCGGATAGGAATGTTCTGCTTTTGGATCCTATACTAGGCACAG GGAACGCTGCTGTTCAAGCTATTTCCTTGCTCTTGCAGAAGGGAGCACaggaaagtaatataatatttctcAATCTCATTTCT GCTCCTCAAGGAGTGCATGTTGTTTGTAAAAGATTCCCAAGAATCAAGATTGTGACTTCTGAGATAGAGTCTGGTCTATATGAAGATTTTCGTGTGTTTCCTGGAATGGGAGAGTTCGGAGATAGGTATTTTGGAACAGATGATGATTAG
- the LOC135646024 gene encoding probable xyloglucan endotransglucosylase/hydrolase yields MASLVSSSSSIAVCLISLSFVSVAVMAATPRRAIDVPFQKNYVPTWAFDHISYFNGGDEVQLCLDKSTGTGFQSRGSYLFGHFSMHIKMVPGDSAGTVTAFYLSSQNSEHDEIDFEFLGNRTDQPYILQTNVFSGGKGDREQRIYLWFDPTKDYHSYSVLWNMHQIVFFVDDVPIRVFKNSKDLGVKYPFNQPMKIYSSLWNADDWATRGGLEKTDWSRAPFVASYRGFHIDGCEASADAKFCATQGMQWWDQKEFQDLDGPQYRRLQWVRQEYTIYNYCADQSRYPTMPPECQRDRDV; encoded by the exons ATGGCTTcccttgtttcttcttcttcttccattgcaGTATGTTTAATTAGTCTAAGTTTCGTGTCTGTGGCCGTCATGGCTGCGACACCGAGGAGAGCTATCGATGTTCCGTTCCAGAAGAACTATGTGCCCACATGGGCATTCGATCACATCAGTTACTTCAACGGAGGCGACGAGGTCCAACTCTGTCTGGACAAATCTACAG GTACTGGCTTTCAATCGAGGGGCTCCTACCTGTTTGGCCACTTCAGTATGCATATAAAGATGGTTCCAGGTGACTCAGCCGGAACGGTGACTGCATTCTAT CTCTCGTCTCAAAACTCCGAGCACGATGAGATAGACTTTGAGTTCCTGGGGAACAGGACCGACCAACCATACATCCTGCAGACCAATGTATTCAGTGGTGGGAAGGGAGACAGGGAGCAAAGGATCTATCTCTGGTTTGATCCAACCAAAGACTACCATTCCTATTCTGTTCTCTGGAATATGCACCAGATCGT CTTCTTTGTAGATGACGTTCCCATCAGAGTGTTCAAGAACAGCAAGGACTTGGGAGTGAAGTACCCCTTCAACCAGCCCATGAAGATCTACTCCAGCCTGTGGAACGCCGACGACTGGGCCACCAGAGGCGGCCTGGAGAAGACGGACTGGTCCAGGGCGCCCTTCGTCGCCTCCTACCGGGGTTTCCACATCGACGGCTGCGAGGCGTCGGCCGACGCTAAGTTTTGCGCCACCCAGGGGATGCAGTGGTGGGATCAGAAGGAGTTCCAGGACCTGGACGGCCCGCAGTACCGCCGGTTGCAGTGGGTGCGCCAGGAGTACACCATCTACAACTATTGCGCTGACCAGTCGAGGTACCCGACCATGCCACCGGAGTGCCAGAGGGACAGAGACGTGTGA
- the LOC103995528 gene encoding protein HVA22 isoform X1, which translates to MANFGSFLSHLHSVAGPAVTLLYPLYASICAIESPSKNDDEQWLAYWILYSFLTLMEMVAEPVLYCVPRIPVWYQIKVIFVAWLVLPHFRGASFMYERFVREQLIKYGVKLGTSSPHNNKVEE; encoded by the exons ATGGCTAACTTCGGGAGCTTTCTTTCCCACCTGCACTCCGTCGCAGG GCCTGCCGTCACGCTCTTGTATCCCTT ATATGCGTCGATTTGTGCCATCGAAAGCCCATCCAAGAATGATGACGAGCAATGGCTGGCCTACTGGATCCTGTACTCCTTCCTAACTCTCATGGAGATGGTGGCTGAGCCCGTCTTATACTG TGTGCCAAGGATACCCGTCTGGTATCAGATAAAGGTGATCTTCGTGGCCTGGTTGGTGCTCCCCCATTTCCGGGGCGCGTCCTTCATGTACGAAAGGTTTGTGAGGGAGCAGCTCATCAAGTATGGGGTCAAGTTGGGCACCTCCTCACCCCATAACAACAAG GTGGAGGAATAG
- the LOC103995528 gene encoding protein HVA22 isoform X3 — protein sequence MANFGSFLSHLHSVAGYASICAIESPSKNDDEQWLAYWILYSFLTLMEMVAEPVLYCVPRIPVWYQIKVIFVAWLVLPHFRGASFMYERFVREQLIKYGVKLGTSSPHNNKVEE from the exons ATGGCTAACTTCGGGAGCTTTCTTTCCCACCTGCACTCCGTCGCAGG ATATGCGTCGATTTGTGCCATCGAAAGCCCATCCAAGAATGATGACGAGCAATGGCTGGCCTACTGGATCCTGTACTCCTTCCTAACTCTCATGGAGATGGTGGCTGAGCCCGTCTTATACTG TGTGCCAAGGATACCCGTCTGGTATCAGATAAAGGTGATCTTCGTGGCCTGGTTGGTGCTCCCCCATTTCCGGGGCGCGTCCTTCATGTACGAAAGGTTTGTGAGGGAGCAGCTCATCAAGTATGGGGTCAAGTTGGGCACCTCCTCACCCCATAACAACAAG GTGGAGGAATAG
- the LOC103995528 gene encoding protein HVA22 isoform X2: MANFGSFLSHLHSVAGPAVTLLYPLYASICAIESPSKNDDEQWLAYWILYSFLTLMEMVAEPVLYWIPVWYQIKVIFVAWLVLPHFRGASFMYERFVREQLIKYGVKLGTSSPHNNKVEE; this comes from the exons ATGGCTAACTTCGGGAGCTTTCTTTCCCACCTGCACTCCGTCGCAGG GCCTGCCGTCACGCTCTTGTATCCCTT ATATGCGTCGATTTGTGCCATCGAAAGCCCATCCAAGAATGATGACGAGCAATGGCTGGCCTACTGGATCCTGTACTCCTTCCTAACTCTCATGGAGATGGTGGCTGAGCCCGTCTTATACTG GATACCCGTCTGGTATCAGATAAAGGTGATCTTCGTGGCCTGGTTGGTGCTCCCCCATTTCCGGGGCGCGTCCTTCATGTACGAAAGGTTTGTGAGGGAGCAGCTCATCAAGTATGGGGTCAAGTTGGGCACCTCCTCACCCCATAACAACAAG GTGGAGGAATAG
- the LOC135646023 gene encoding receptor-like cytoplasmic kinase 176 translates to MGSCWSSRVKAESPFNSASASEVNCRSVSKDRNGSSGSSSRSSASVPLTPRTEVDILQSSNLKSFSFSELRAATRNFRPDSVVGEGGFGSVFKGWIDERTLTASKPGSGIVVAVKRLNQEGLQGHKEWLAEINYLGQLRHPNLVKLIGYCLEDDHRLLVYEFMPRGSLENHLFRRGSYFQPLSWNLRMKAALGAAKGLAYLHSDEAKVIYRDFKASNILLDTNYNAKLSDFGLAKDGPTGDKSHVSTRVMGTYGYAAPEYLATGHLTAKSDVYSFGVVLLEMLSGRRAVDKNRPHGEHNLVEWARPYLTHKRKIFRIIDNRLEGQYSLDGAQKVASLAQNCLSMDAKFRPSMDQMVSTLQQLQDTKQTGTPPSAEEKVRARSIGSCGDTRVSLKDFRGDGSLKVTYPRPSASPLYL, encoded by the exons ATGGGGAGCTGCTGGAGTTCGCGGGTTAAGGCGGAGAGCCCGTTCAATAGTGCTTCCGCTTCTG AGGTGAATTGCAGGAGTGTCAGCAAAGATAGAAATGGATCGAGTGGCTCTAGCAGCCGATCCTCAGCTTCTGTGCCTCTGACCCCTCGGACCGAGGTTGACATCTTGCAGTCTTCCAACTTGAAGAGCTTCAGCTTCAGCGAGCTCAGAGCAGCTACAAGGAACTTCCGCCCGGACAGCGTGGTTGGAGAGGGAGGCTTTGGTTCTGTGTTCAAGGGATGGATCGATGAACGCACCCTTACAGCATCCAAACCTGGTTCTGGAATTGTTGTCGCTGTCAAGAGGCTCAACCAGGAAGGTCTACAGGGTCATAAAGAGTGGCTG GCAGAAATCAATTACTTGGGTCAGTTGCGCCACCCCAATCTCGTAAAACTGATAGGATACTGCCTGGAAGATGATCATCGGTTGTTGGTCTATGAGTTCATGCCTCGCGGAAGTCTAGAGAATCATCTTTTCAGAA GGGGCTCGTATTTCCAACCACTCTCCTGGAACCTCCGGATGAAGGCTGCACTTGGAGCTGCAAAAGGACTAGCTTATCTTCATAGCGACGAAGCCAAAGTCATATATCGTGATTTTAAGGCTTCAAACATTTTACTTGATACA AATTACAACGCAAAACTCTCTGATTTTGGCTTGGCAAAAGATGGCCCTACAGGTGATAAGAGCCATGTATCCACTAGGGTAATGGGAACATATGGGTATGCAGCCCCAGAGTACCTCGCGACGG GCCATCTGACTGCCAAGAGTGATGTGTATAGCTTTGGCGTCGTTCTTCTCGAAATGCTATCAGGGCGACGTGCCGTCGACAAGAACCGCCCACATGGGGAACACAATCTGGTCGAGTGGGCACGGCCTTATCTCACACACAAGCGCAAGATATTTCGTATAATAGATAATCGACTCGAAGGCCAGTACTCACTCGATGGAGCGCAGAAGGTCGCATCGCTTGCACAGAACTGCCTATCCATGGACGCAAAGTTCAGACCTTCCATGGACCAGATGGTATCCACACTACAACAGCTTCAAGATACAAAGCAAACGGGAACACCACCGTCGGCAGAAGAGAAGGTGAGAGCCCGAAGCATCGGTAGCTGCGGCGACACCAGAGTGAGCTTGAAAGATTTTCGAGGAGATGGAAGCTTGAAGGTCACCTATCCAAGACCATCTGCGTCCCCTCTTTATCTATAG